The Salvelinus alpinus chromosome 35, SLU_Salpinus.1, whole genome shotgun sequence genome window below encodes:
- the LOC139564221 gene encoding apolipoprotein A-IV-like, producing MKVLVVLAIAILSGCHANLFYADEPKPQLEQLTDAFWDYVAKATKTADDTVQMIRKSQLGQDVNDHITESADVASQYAISLQEQLPPAAKDLMTKITQEAEVLKERLEQDLGSVKGKLEPYAEEMKTQVQQRVEQLKQDLAPYAEALDSEALRATLLQKSEELKGSLEQSVKELQSQLGPYTDELKQKVDLRLQDFQKRVAPLAENLQSQLTTRAQMVQKSLAPYAEDLKDKLDPYAQDLKAQLTALYQAFTNTN from the exons ATGAAGGTGTTGGTGGTGCTTGCAATTGCTATACTCTCTG GTTGCCATGCTAACCTATTCTATGCTGATGAGCCCAAGCCACAGCTGGAGCAGCTGACAGATGCCTTCTGGGACTACGTCGCCAAGGCAACAAAAACTGCCGATGACACCGTCCAGATGATCAGGAAGTCTCAGTTGGGACAGGATGTCAA tGACCACATTACAGAGAGTGCTGATGTGGCCAGCCAATACGCCATCTCCCTGCAGGAGCAGCTTCCTCCTGCAGCCAAGGACCTGATGACCAAGATTACCCAGGAAGCTGAGGTGCTGAAAGAGCGTCTGGAGCAAGACCTGGGCAGTGTCAAGGGGAAACTGGAGCCCTACGCAGAGGAGATGAAGACACAAGTCCAGCAGAGAGTGGAGCAGCTGAAACAGGATCTGGCTCCCTATGCAGAGGCCCTGGACTCCGAGGCCCTGAGGGCCACCCTGCTCCAGAAGAGTGAGGAGCTGAAGGGGAGTCTGGAGCAGAGTGTGAAGGAGCTGCAGTCCCAGCTGGGTCCCTACACAGATGAGCTGAAGCAGAAGGTGGACCTGCGCCTGCAGGACTTCCAGAAGAGAGTGGCCCCCCTGGCCGAGAACCTCCAGAGCCAGCTGACCACCAGAGCTCAGATGGTGCAGAAGAGCCTGGCCCCCTATGCTGAGGACTTGAAGGACAAGCTGGACCCCTACGCCCAGGACCTGAAGGCCCAGCTCACCGCCCTCTACCAGGCCTTCACCAACACCAACTAA